In a genomic window of Oncorhynchus masou masou isolate Uvic2021 chromosome 4, UVic_Omas_1.1, whole genome shotgun sequence:
- the LOC135523844 gene encoding septin-9-like isoform X4 has translation MSTPPHPQPPAKGASHGAGDFSYVGIDAILEQMRRKAMKQGFELNIMIVGQSGLGKSTLMNTLFKSKVSRKSVVSTPEERIPKTIEIKSISHDIEEKGVRMKLTVIDTPGFGDHINNENCWQPIMKFINDQYEQYLQEEININRKKRIPDSRVHCCMYFIPPTGHCLRPLDVEFMSRLSKVVNIVPVIAKADTLTLEERDFFKQTIREGLRANGIDVYPQEEFDEDSDDRMINDKIREMIPFAVVGSNQEYQVNGKRLLGRKTKWGTIEVENIAHCEFAHLRDLLIRTHMQNIKDITSSIHYEVYRVRRLNETGAQPNGQPPNTLVNPQPQQANGVAAQHQVLTHEM, from the exons ATGTCCACCCCGCCGCACCCGCAACCCCCTGCCAAGGGAGCGTCACATGGCGCTGGTGACTTCAGCTACGTGGGCATCGATGCCATCCTGGAGCAGATGAGGAGGAAGGCCATGAAACAGGGCTTTGAGCTCAACATCATGATCGTCG GTCAGAGTGGTCTGGGGAAGTCGACCCTGATGAACACCCTGTTCAAGTCTAAGGTCAGCAGGAAGTCTGTGGTGTCCACCCCCGAGGAGAGGATCCCCAAGACCATCGAGATCAAGTCCATCAGccacg acaTCGAAGAGAAAGGCGTGAGGATGAAACTAACGGTAATCGACACTCCCGGCTTTGGGGACCACATCAACAACGAGAACTG ctGGCAGCCAATCATGAAGTTCATCAATGACCAGTATGAGCAGTACCTGCAGGAGGAGATCAACatcaacaggaagaagaggaTCCCAGACTCACGGGTTCACTGCTGCATGTACTTCATACCACCAACTGGACACTG tctgagGCCCCTGGATGTGGAGTTTATGAGTCGTCTGAGTAAAGTGGTCAACATAGTCCCTGTCATCGCTAAGGCAGACACACTCACCCTGGAGGAGAGGGACTTCTTCAAACAGACG ATCAGGGAAGGACTGCGAGCCAACGGGATCGACGTCTACCCTCAGGAAGAGTTTGACGAGGATTCTGATGACAGGATGATCAATGATAAGATCAGG GAGATGATCCCATTTGCTGTGGTGGGGAGCAACCAGGAGTACCAGGTCAATGGAAAGAGGCTTCTGGGCAGAAAAACTAAGTGGGGAACCATAGAAG TTGAGAACATTGCGCACTGTGAGTTCGCCCACCTGCGAGACCTTCTCATCAG GACCCACATGCAGAACATCAAGGACATCACCAGTAGCATCCACTACGAGGTGTACCGCGTTCGCAGGCTAAACGAGACCGGCGCCCAGCCCAACGGCCAGCCACCCAACACACTGGTCAACCCACAGCCACAGCAGGCCAACGGGGTGGCAGCACAGCACCAAGTCCTGACCCATGAGATGTAG
- the LOC135523844 gene encoding septin-9-like isoform X3 yields MAACGAEMHINPEMEVLWSEVKPSHSNMSTPPHPQPPAKGASHGAGDFSYVGIDAILEQMRRKAMKQGFELNIMIVGQSGLGKSTLMNTLFKSKVSRKSVVSTPEERIPKTIEIKSISHDIEEKGVRMKLTVIDTPGFGDHINNENCWQPIMKFINDQYEQYLQEEININRKKRIPDSRVHCCMYFIPPTGHCLRPLDVEFMSRLSKVVNIVPVIAKADTLTLEERDFFKQTIREGLRANGIDVYPQEEFDEDSDDRMINDKIREMIPFAVVGSNQEYQVNGKRLLGRKTKWGTIEVENIAHCEFAHLRDLLIRTHMQNIKDITSSIHYEVYRVRRLNETGAQPNGQPPNTLVNPQPQQANGVAAQHQVLTHEM; encoded by the exons GGTCAGAGGTCAAGCCGAGCCACAGCAACATGTCCACCCCGCCGCACCCGCAACCCCCTGCCAAGGGAGCGTCACATGGCGCTGGTGACTTCAGCTACGTGGGCATCGATGCCATCCTGGAGCAGATGAGGAGGAAGGCCATGAAACAGGGCTTTGAGCTCAACATCATGATCGTCG GTCAGAGTGGTCTGGGGAAGTCGACCCTGATGAACACCCTGTTCAAGTCTAAGGTCAGCAGGAAGTCTGTGGTGTCCACCCCCGAGGAGAGGATCCCCAAGACCATCGAGATCAAGTCCATCAGccacg acaTCGAAGAGAAAGGCGTGAGGATGAAACTAACGGTAATCGACACTCCCGGCTTTGGGGACCACATCAACAACGAGAACTG ctGGCAGCCAATCATGAAGTTCATCAATGACCAGTATGAGCAGTACCTGCAGGAGGAGATCAACatcaacaggaagaagaggaTCCCAGACTCACGGGTTCACTGCTGCATGTACTTCATACCACCAACTGGACACTG tctgagGCCCCTGGATGTGGAGTTTATGAGTCGTCTGAGTAAAGTGGTCAACATAGTCCCTGTCATCGCTAAGGCAGACACACTCACCCTGGAGGAGAGGGACTTCTTCAAACAGACG ATCAGGGAAGGACTGCGAGCCAACGGGATCGACGTCTACCCTCAGGAAGAGTTTGACGAGGATTCTGATGACAGGATGATCAATGATAAGATCAGG GAGATGATCCCATTTGCTGTGGTGGGGAGCAACCAGGAGTACCAGGTCAATGGAAAGAGGCTTCTGGGCAGAAAAACTAAGTGGGGAACCATAGAAG TTGAGAACATTGCGCACTGTGAGTTCGCCCACCTGCGAGACCTTCTCATCAG GACCCACATGCAGAACATCAAGGACATCACCAGTAGCATCCACTACGAGGTGTACCGCGTTCGCAGGCTAAACGAGACCGGCGCCCAGCCCAACGGCCAGCCACCCAACACACTGGTCAACCCACAGCCACAGCAGGCCAACGGGGTGGCAGCACAGCACCAAGTCCTGACCCATGAGATGTAG